AAGGCCTGCACATCGACGGCGTCCACGTGTGGAACTTCACCGAGGTCGAGGACGGCGTCCGGGTGACCACCGAAGAGACCCACACCGGCCCCCAGGTCGATGCCGACGTTCCGACGGCGACCGAAATCCTCCGACAGGGCCTCGAAGCCTGGCTGCGTGACCTGAAGAGCACCGCCGAAGCCCTCACCCACGACCGGCCGTGCTGACACCCGTACCGGAACGTCCCCGGCGCGGTCGGACCCGGCCCCGTTCGCAGTGGGCCTGCCCGCCGGTGCCCCGGGGGGGCGATCGCCGAGAAGTTCGCGATCGTCGGGCACTCGCAGGGCGGGCAGGCCGCGTTGTTCGCCGCCCACCACGCTCCCGAGCGGGTCGGGAGCGACCTGGTGGGGGTGGTGGCGATCGCCCCCACCAGGTCGCTCCCGACCCGCTCGGCCTGGTACGGCTCGGCACCACCGACACCGGGACGGGGGAGGGGTTCGCGTTCACCCCGTTGTTCCTGGCCGGCGCCGGCGCCGTCGCCGCCGGCCCGTCCGTGCCGCGGGCCGGAAGCCGTGGCCGGCCGGTGGTCGTCCGTCAGGCGGCCTGCTGCCAGCTGACCGGGGAGAAGTACGGCGGGCGGCGCTCCCGGCGCTGCCAGGTGGCGATCGGCTCGGCCTGCTCGGCCGCGGCGGCCTGCCGGGCTGCCGCGGCGCGGGCCATCAGCACGGCCGCCAGAGCGGCGAGTTCCTCGTCGGAGAGCGCGCCGCGGACGATGCGGACAAGAGGTTCGGCGGGAACGGCCATGATCCGGTTTCTCCAGGGCGGATGCGTGGTGTGTGGGGGTGACGCCGAACCGAGGGGCGCGGAACGGCACTGTCACATCGGCGGGTTGCCGTGCTTGCGGCTGGGCAGGTCGGCGTGCTTGGTGCGGAGCATGGCCAGGGAGGAGGCGAGCACGGCGCGGGTCTCGGCCGGGTCGATGACGTCGTCGACGAGGCCGCGCTCGGCCGCGTAGTACGGGTGCATCAGCTCGCTCCTGTACTCCTTGATCTTCTGCGCGCGCATCGCCTCGGGGTCGTCGGCGCCGTTGATGTCGCGGCGGAAGATGACGCCTGCGGCGCCCTCGGCGCCCATCACGGCGATCTCGTTGGTGGGCCAGGCGAAGGACAGGTCCGCGCCGATCGAGCGGGAGTCCATCACGATGTACGCGCCGCCGTAGGCCTTGCGCAGGATCAGCTGGATCCGCGGCACGGTGGCGTTGCAGTACGCGTAGAGCAGCTTGGCGCCGTGCCGGATGATGCCGTCGTGCTCCTGGTCGACGCCGGGCAGGAAGCCCGGCACGTCCAGCATGGTCACCAGCGGGATGTTGAAGGCGTCGCACATCTGGACGAAGCGGGCGGCCTTCTCGGAGGCGTTGATGTCCAGCACGCCGGCCAGCGACTGCGGCTGGTTGGCGATGATGCCGGTCACATGGCCGTCGATCCGGGCCAGCACGCACAGCACGTTGGTGGCCCAGCGCTCGTGGATCTCCAGGAACTCGCCGTGGTCGACGATCTCCTCGATCACCTTGCGCATGTCGTAGGGGCGGTTGCCGTCGGCGGGCACGAGGTCCAGCAGCGAGTCGTTGCGCCGGTCCACCGGGTCGTCGTTGACGCTGGCCGGCGGCATCTCACGGTTGTTCTGCGGCAGCAGCGACAGGAGGTAGCGGACCTCCTCGATGCAGCTCTGCTCGTCGTCGTAGGCGAAGTGCGACACACCGGAGACCGCGGAGTGGACGTCGGCGCCGCCGAGGCCGTTCTGGCTGATCTTCTCGCCGGTCACGGCCTGCACCACGTCCGGACCGGTGATGAACATCTGCGAGGTCTCGCGGACCATGAAGACGAAGTCGGTCAGCGCGGGGGAGTAGGCGGCGCCACCGGCGCACGGGCCGAGCATCACCGAGATCTGCGGGATGACGCCGGAGGCCCGGGTGTTGCGCTGGAAGATGCCGCCGTACCCGGCCAGCGCCGTGACACCCTCCTGGATCCGGGCACCGGCGCCGTCGTTCAACGAGATCAGCGGGGCACCCGCCGCGATGGCCATGTCCATGATCTTGTGGATCTTCTGCGCATGGGCCTCACCCAGCGCGCCGCCGAAGATCCGGAAGTCGTGCGCGTACGTGAACACGGTCCGCCCGTGCACCGTGCCCCAACCGACGACCACACCATCGGTGTGCGGCTTCCTCGCCTCCAGACCGAAACCCGTCGCCCGGTGCCGACGCAACGGCTCCACCTCACGGAACGAACCCTCGTCCAGCAGCAGATCGATCCGCTCCCGAGCGGTCAACTTCCCCTTCGCATGCTGCGCCTCGGTCGCCTGCTCACTCGGGCCGCTGCGCACCTTCTCGCGCAGTTCGTGCAGCTCGGCGACCCGCCCGCGGGCGTCGGCAGGGATCTCGGGGATCTCGTCACCGACCGGCGCCTCATGCACAACCGTCATCTCGAACCACTCCAAGGGTGAGGGAACCGTCCGAGTCCGCAGGCCGGCGATCCGCATCGCTGGGCGAACACATCTTCGGTTCAGCACACTACTGAACCAGGAGACATGATGGCGGACGGTTGATCAAGTTCGCTTCCACGACCGAGCGTTGTTGGGACATCTGGCTGATACTGCGTCACGATCGCCCGAAATCAGCGCTCCGATCGGACCGAAACCGATCGGTGGCGGGATTTTTCCGGGCCGGCCGGGTGGGCGATCTTGCGACCGCTGGTCGGTGCACATCGCTTGCATGGAAGGCAAGTTGAGGGTGGGCAGAGTGGCCTGACTGACCGATTTTGTTGCCTCCTGTCCACTCCTCGTCAGCATGCCTCGCCAAGCGTTTACTTGACGATCGGTTAGATCTTGCAGGATTCTGGTTCCGCGAAGGGCATGTCCATGGGTGTCGACAAGGGGGGAGGTCCCTGCATGGCCGGAAGCGGTCACCTCAGGGCCTTGACCCGCAGGACATCATGGAATACCCCTGCCCGTGCCGAGCTGTCCCGGGCCGCCGGCGGACGGAATGCCACCAGTGCGGGCATTCGACAAGCGCAGGTCAGGGCCTGCGCGAAAGAGGACCGCGGCGGCTGGGAGCGCATCAAGGCACGAACCGACACGCAATTCGGCTGATCGTCATCCAAGGACGGGGCGGATTGCGCTGCGCCGAAAGGGCGAGGTCGGGCGAGGTCCTGGCACCGGTCGGCGGGATCCGGCAATGACGCCGGTCCGGTGTGCCTGTTGATCCCTGTCCGGCGTTCCGGCTCCGACATGTGCAATTGATTCTCGATGCCGAGACGCGCCCGCTGCCGTGGCACAGCCACGGCGGCAGTCCGTCACGGCCGGGCCACCGGGATGTCAAGAGGGGTCTTCCCATGCAGAAGAACGACGTTGCCGTCATCGGCATAGCGTGCCGGTTTCCCGGGGCGGAGAGCTATCGCGAGTTCTGGGACAACCTGAAACACGGTCGCTCGCACATCGAGGAAGTCCCCCGAAGCCGTTGGGACTGGAGAAAATACGCTTCGCCGGCCGGCAGACCGGGCGCCGGGGCGGTGCGTACGGGCATCAGCAAATGGGGTGGCTTCCTCACCGATGTGGATGCCTTCGACGCGGCGTTCTTCCATCTCTCCCCGCTGGAGGCGGAGAGCATGGACCCGCAGCAGCGAATCATGCTGGAGCTCGCCTGGACGTGCATCGAGGACGCCGCCGTCCGGCCCGACGCGCTGTCGGGCACCGACGTCGGCGTCTTCCTCGGCTCCTATAATCTGGACTACAAGGAGCTCCAGGAAAGGGAGCTGCGCGAGGTCGCGGCGCACCACTCCACGGGAACCGCGGGTGCGGTCATCGCGAACCGCATCTCCCACTTCTTCGACTTCCGCGGCCCGAGCGTGGCCGTCGACACGGCGTCGTCCGCCTCGCTGCACGCCCTGCACCTGGCCGTCCGGTCGCTGAACCAGGGCGAGTGCGGTGTCGCGCTCGCCGGCGGGATCAACCTGGTGCTGACGCCGGGCCGGAACGTCTCCTTCTCCAAGACCGGGATGCTCTCCCCCACCGGTTCCTGCAAGACCTTCGACGAGCGGGCCGACGGCTACGTCCGCGGGGAGGGCGCGGGCCTGGTCCTGCTCAAGCCGCTCGCCGACGCCGTCCGCGACGGCGACACGATCCACGGCGTCGTCAAGGGCAGCGCCGCCAACCACAGCGGGCGCACCCGCACCCTGACCTACCCCAACGACGAGGCGCAGGCACAGGTCATCGCGGACGCGATCCGCCGGGCGGGGATCTCCCCGGACAGCATCGGCTACGTCGAGGCGCACGGGACGGGCACACCGACCGGCGACCCGGTCGAGATCCAGGGCCTGCTGAAGGGCTTCCGGGCGGCGCGCGGCGCCACGGAGAACGGCGCGGACGACAAGCCCGGCGCGGACGCGGCCGGCGGCGGGCCGGGCCACTGCGGCCTGGGCTCGGTGAAGCCGAACATCGGCCACCTGGAAGCCGCCGCGGGGATCGCCGGATTCATCAAGGTCCTGCTGGCGATGGGCCACCGGCAGCTGCCGGGACTGCACAACTTCCGCGCCCTGAACCCGCGCATCGAGCTGGAGGGCACGCCGTTCCACATCGTCGAATCGCTGCGCCCCTGGAAGCCGCAGCTCTCGGCGGCGGGTGAGCCCCTCCCGCTCCGCTCCGGGGTGAGCTCCTTCGGCTTCGGCGGCACCAATGCGCACGTCGTGCTGGAGGAGGCGCCGCCGCGCCCCGCGGTCACCCCGCAGCCCCGCCCCGGCTACGTGATCTGCCTCTCGGCCCGGACCACCACGGCGCTGGACCGGCGGATCCGCGACCTGGCCGACTGGCTCGACCAGGAGTGGCCCGGCGTCGACCTGACGGACCTCAGCGCCACGCTGCTCCTCGGGCGTGAGCACCTCGACCGTCGGACGGCCCTGGTGGTCCGGAGCGCCGACGAACTCCGGGTGAAGCTCAGGCGCCTGCTGGAGTCCGGCCGGGCCCGCAACTGCTTCCACGACCCGAGCTCCGCCGAGCGGCCGGCCCCGGACGACGCGGAACGGACCGCGGTGCAGCCGGTCCAGGAGGCCGCGGACACCTTCCACCTCGGCGCGGATCTTCCCGCGGACGAGTACACGGAACAGCTCCTGGCGCTGGCCGAGGCCTTCGCGGAGGGGGCCGACGGCCCCTGGGAGGAGCTGTTCCGGAGCGCCGGGGCACGCAGGCTCCGCCTGCCGGCCTACGCGTTCGACCGGCGGCGCTTCTGGATCACCCCGGACGCCGGCGGCGCGCCCGCGCCGGCGGGGCGGGCAGCAGCCGGGCAGCACGTCGCCGGGCACCGGGCAGCCGAGAACGAAGCAGCCGAGAACGAGGCAGCAGGGAACGAAGCAGCAGGGAACGAAGCGGTCGAACACGAAGCGGTCGAGCACGAAGCAGCAGGGAACGAAGCGGCCGGGCCGCGAGCAGTCGGGCACGAGGCACCAGCATCGGACGCGGGCGGAAACGCCCGCCGCGGGGAGTGGGCAGGTTTGGGCGTCGAAGAGAGTGTCGAGGCGGATCTCCGGGCGATCGCCGGCCAGGTCCTGAAGCTCGCGGCGGACGAGATCCACCCGAAGGACCGGCTGACCGACGTCGGGTTCGACTCGGTCGGCAACACGCAGCTGGCCCTGCGGCTGAGCGAGCACTTCGGGATCGACGTCACGCCCGAGCTCTTCTACACCTGGTTCACGCTGGAGATGGTCCGGGACCACCTGGTCCGGGACCACCGCGACGCGGTGCGGCGCACCTACGGGGTCGCCGAGGACACCGGTCCCGTCCTCGCCGGGCCGCCGGCGGCGCGGGCCGCAACCGCCCCCGCCCCCTCGGCCGCCGGCGCGGCCGCCGACGACGCCGTCGCCGTCATCGGGATGAGCGGGCGGTTCCCGCAGGCCAGGACGGTCGACGAGTTCTGGGACCTCCTCGCCGAGGGCCGGGAGGCGATCGGGCGGATACCCGCGGACCGGCTGGAGAGCTGGCGCAGCCCGCTCGACGTGACCGGCGTCCGGGCCGGATGGCTGCCCGGCGCGGCCGAGTTCGACCCGCTGTTCTTCGAGATCTCCCCCAAGGAGGCCGAGACCATGGACCCGCGGCAGCGTCTGCTGCTGCAGGAGTCCTGGCGGGCCCTGGAGGACGCCGGGTACGGGGCCAAGCAGCTCCGCGACAACACCATGGGCATGTTCGTCGGCGCCGAACAGGGCGACTACCAGCGACTCACCGGGGACGAGGAGACTCTCACCTCCGGCCACGACGGCATCCTGGCCGCCCGCCTCGGCTACTTCCTGAACTTCTCGGGCCCGGTCCTCAGCATCAACACCGCCTGCTCGGCCGGCCTGGCGGCGGTGCACCAGGCCTGCCTGAGCCTGCGCAGCGGTGAGTGCGACACCGCGGTCGCGGCCGGCGTCAACCTCCTCTCGACCTCCAAGTTCTTCGAGCACGCCACCCAGGCCGGCATGCTGTCTGAGGACGGCGTCTGCTACGCCTTCGACAAGCGGGCCAACGGCCTGGTGATGGCCGAGGCCGTCGCCGTCGTCGTGCTGAAGCCCCTGTCGAAGGCGGTCGCCGACGGCGACCGGATCCACGCGGTGATCCGGGCCAGCGGCGTCAACTACGACGGCCGGACCAACGGCATCACCGCGCCCAGCGAGCCCGCGCAGGCCGCCCTGCTGGGCAGCGTCTACGAGCGGTTCGGCATCGATCCGGCCGGCATCGACCACGTGGTGGCGCACGGCACCGGCACCCGGCTCGGCGACCCCATCGAGGTCAACGCGCTGGCCGGGGTCTTCGGCCGCTACACCGACAAGAAGCAGTACTGCGCCCTGACCTCGGCCAAGACCAACGTCGGGCACACCCTGGCCGCCTCCGGCGTGGTCAGCCTGATCGGCCTGGTGCAGTCGCTGCGGCACGAGACGCTGCCCGCCAGCCTGCACTGCGAGCAGGAGAGCGACTACATCTACTGGGCGGACAGCCCCTTCTACGTCAACCGGGAGGCGCGGCCCTGGAAGGACGAGCCGGGCCGCAAGCGACTGGGCGCGGTCAGCTCCTTCGGCATCAGCGGCACCAACGCCCACGTCGTGGTGGAGAGTTACGGCGCCGAGCCGGCCGGCCCCGGCTCCGGTGACCGGCCCTCCCACCTGCTCGTGCTCTCCGCCAAGACCGAGGAGGCACTGCGGACCCGCGCCGCGGAGCTGCTCGCCCACCTGCGCGGCGGCGGGGCCGAGGGGACCGGCCTCGACCGGATCAGCGCCACCCTGCTCGGCGGCCGGCACCACTTCGCGCACCGCTGCGCGCTGGTCGCCGCCACCCGGGCCGAGGCCGAGCAGCTGCTCCAGCTGCTCCTCGACGGCAAGAAGGCCCCCCAGCTGTTCCGCGGGGTGGCCGGCCGCGACTTCCGGCCCCAGGTCGCCCTCACCGAGTACGGCAACGAGCTGATCGCCCGCGCCGCGGTCTCGGCCGGGGACCCGGGACGCTACCAGGACGCCGTCCGCGCCCTGGCCGACCTCTACAGCCAGGGCTACGAGCTCGACTGGGAGCAGCTGTTCGGCGACCGGCCGCCGCTGCGCGTCTCACTGCCCGGTTACCCCTTCGCACGCGAGACCTACTGGGCCGAGGCGAAGCCGAACG
The sequence above is a segment of the Kitasatospora sp. NBC_00240 genome. Coding sequences within it:
- a CDS encoding acyl-CoA carboxylase epsilon subunit; protein product: MAVPAEPLVRIVRGALSDEELAALAAVLMARAAAARQAAAAEQAEPIATWQRRERRPPYFSPVSWQQAA
- a CDS encoding acyl-CoA carboxylase subunit beta — encoded protein: MTVVHEAPVGDEIPEIPADARGRVAELHELREKVRSGPSEQATEAQHAKGKLTARERIDLLLDEGSFREVEPLRRHRATGFGLEARKPHTDGVVVGWGTVHGRTVFTYAHDFRIFGGALGEAHAQKIHKIMDMAIAAGAPLISLNDGAGARIQEGVTALAGYGGIFQRNTRASGVIPQISVMLGPCAGGAAYSPALTDFVFMVRETSQMFITGPDVVQAVTGEKISQNGLGGADVHSAVSGVSHFAYDDEQSCIEEVRYLLSLLPQNNREMPPASVNDDPVDRRNDSLLDLVPADGNRPYDMRKVIEEIVDHGEFLEIHERWATNVLCVLARIDGHVTGIIANQPQSLAGVLDINASEKAARFVQMCDAFNIPLVTMLDVPGFLPGVDQEHDGIIRHGAKLLYAYCNATVPRIQLILRKAYGGAYIVMDSRSIGADLSFAWPTNEIAVMGAEGAAGVIFRRDINGADDPEAMRAQKIKEYRSELMHPYYAAERGLVDDVIDPAETRAVLASSLAMLRTKHADLPSRKHGNPPM